TTCATTATCACTTCATCTTTAATCATATACCCTAGTTCCAGCAGTTTACGTCTGACCGCTTCTGTATGAATATTACTTTGCAGAATAAGCGTTGGATAATCTGAAAGTTTGTCCTTACCGTTGTCCAATATCTCACTGATTAACGGGCCACCCATTCCACAGATCGCGATACAGTCCACTTCACCTATCTCAATCACTTCAAGACCATTACCGAGCCTTACATCTATTTTATCTTGCAGTTCATACTTTCTCACGTTTTCTTTTGCAGCATTAAATGGACCGATGACTACTTCCCCTGCCACTGCACCTTCGATCATTCCTTGCTGCAATGCATAGATTGGTAAATAGGCATGATCTGAACCGATATCAGCTAGCTTATTATGATTAATATAGTTTGCAACTGCCATTAACCTATTATTTATCATCATTAAAATCCTTTCCGTAATTCATTATAAAAGAGGATGAGACAACGTTGTCCCATCCTCTCATATAGATAAAATATTATTTTGCGTCTTTAAGGTACTTAACTAACGTATCTAAATCTTTATCAGAAATTTTAGATTGATCGTGTGCTGGCATCGCACCTTTACCTTCACGGATTGTTTTCTTAACAGCTGCATCATCTTTAGAGATACCTGCTAATTTAGGTCCCATAGCACCTTCTAAGTTTTGACCGTGACAAGATGTACAGTTATCCTTTGCAAACGTTTTTGCATCAAATTTCTGTTCAGTTTTAGCACCGTCTCCGCCTTCTTCTTCCCCTTTGTTCGCACCATGTGCTGACATAAAGAAAATAAGACCTACACCCATAAGCATAATAAGTATAAACGGTATCACTGGATTACGATTCATTCAATTAACCTCCCTTTAAATTCACCATATACATATCTATTTTATATTAAAAAGTAGGATTGTCAAAGACTTTTCACAATTTAATTTAATTAATCCATAAAATCTTTTAAACGTTTACTTCGTGAAGGATGACGTAATTTTCTAAGTGCCTTCGCTTCAATCTGTCTAATACGTTCACGTGTCACTCCAAACACCTTACCTACTTCCTCAAGTGTGCGCGTACGGCCATCATCAAGACCAAATCTTAAACGCAGGACATTCTCTTCTCTGTCCGTCAGCGTATCAAGAACGTCTTCTAGTTGTTCTTTCAGAAGTTCGTATGCAGCATGATCTGCAGGACTTTGCGCATCCTGATCTTCAATAAAGTCACCTAGATGACTGTCATCTTCTTCCCCAATCGGTGTTTCAAGAGAGACTGGTTCTTGAGCAATCTTCAAGATTTCTCTTACTTTTTCCGCTGGCAGATCCATTTCTTCACCAATTTCTTCTGGAGAAGGATCGCGACCTAAATCTTGCAGCAGCTGACGTTGAACACGAATTAATTTATTTATCGTTTCAACCATATGAACTGGAATTCGAATTGTACGTGCCTGGTCAGCGATTGCACGTGTGATTGCCTGACGAATCCACCACGTAGCATAAGTTGAAAATTTAAAACCTTTTGTAAAGTCAAATTTCTCTACTGCTTTAATAAGACCCATGTTCCCTTCCTGAATTAAATCAAGGAACAGCATACCACGGCCAACGTAACGCTTAGCAATACTAACTACGAGTCGTAAGTTTGCTTCTGCAAGTCGCGCTTTCGCTTCTTCGTCACCTTGTTCGATACGTTTTGCAAGTTCAATTTCTTCTTCTGCACTTAATAAATTTACACGACCAATTTCTTTTAGATACATACGTACAGGGTCATTAATCTTAACACCTGGTGGTGCTGAAAGATCATTTAAATTAATTTTGTCGTCCGTATCCTGTGCATCTTTTTCATTGATTAAAGTAATATCATTCTCAGCAATGGCTTCGAAGAATTCGTCCATATGATCAGAATCCATTTCAAAATTCTGCAGCTTATCTGCAATCTCTTCATGACTGAGATGACCATTTTTCTTACCAGTCTCAATCAACTGTGCTTTAACCTGGTCAATCGTCAATAATACATCATCTTTAGTTTTTTTCGTTTCTTTTTTGGCCATAATGGTAACCCCCTGTAGAATCTACTGTTTCTTTTGTCGTTGTAAATTAATAATTTCACGCATCAGCTGCGCACGTCTTTCATGATCCTCTGTACGTACTGCATCGCTAAGCTGTGCCTTTAACGATTGCAGTCGCTCTATTTCTTTCGGTTCCTGCTGAAAGACATAGAGGTAATCATTGACTTCTTCGATAGAAGGTTCATGATTTACGTGCATCGCATCAATCTTTAAACATGTTTCATGACATTCATGTGGGACATGTGATGAGAAATTGCTTAGCTTAAATGTCTCTTCTATTTTATAGTACCCACTTAACGCTTCATAAATCATCTGATGCACTTTAGCGCTAAAATGAGCTTCTGTAATCTGATCTTTAAATTGCATAAATAGCATACGATCATTCATAAAATATTTCAGTACCGTACGTTCAGCTAACATTTGTCGTGACAATGTCCCGCTTTCAAATGTCGGCATATGCGCTTGTGTTCTATTATCCTTTTGCACCTTGAATTTTAAGCTGTCAAAGTCTACATTAAACAATTCAGTGATTTCATGCAATACTTTTTTCTGTAAATGCTCGGAATTCATTAGTTTAGCATCTTGGATAACGTTATTCAAATGTTTTTCATAAGCAAGATCATTATTTTTAATTTCATCGAGATAATGACGCATATAAAAACTCACATATGTAAGCTTATTATGATTAAAATAACTTAAAAATTTATCCGTTCCAAGTTCTGTAATCATCTCATCAGGATCGTACCCTTTTTTCATCGGTACGACAAATACATTCATACCTTCCTGATTCAATTGTTTACCAATTTTAAGCGTTGCATCAATACCTGCGCGATCGCCATCATACATCAATGTAATATTTGATGCTAATTTCTTGAGCTGCAGTACATGTTCACGGCTGAGTGCCGTACCCATCGTTGCAATGGCATTTAATATTCCGACCTCATTAAGTTTAAGGACATCCATAAACCCTTCCAGCAGGATGACTTCATCATTATTTCGAATCGGTTTTCTTGCAACATCAATGTGATAAAGTACATTTCTTTTTTGGAAGATCAAGGTTTCAGGACTATTTAGATACTTCGGTTCGCTGCCATCAATCGATCGTGCTGAAAAACCGATAACCTTACCACGAAAGTCCTTAATAGGAAACATGATGCGGTTTCTAAACCGATCAAAATATGAAATCGTTTCTTCATTACGACTCAGCAAACCTGCGTCATAGGCCAGCGCTTCGTCATAACCTTTATTCTTTAAATAATCACGTGTAAATGTTGACACGTTAGGACTATAGCCGATTTTCTCACGTGCAATCTGTTCATCTGTGAACCCTCTGGAATATAAATATTTAAGCGCTGGTTCAGCCTGTTCAATCGCCTTAAGCACATAATTGTAATAATGCGCCATCGCTTCATGCATCGCGATCATCTTGCTCTGTTCATTATCTGGCTTTGGCGTATCGTCATCTGTCTTAACTTCAATCCCTGCACGCTCACCTAATATCTTCACTGCTTCTATAAAACTGATGGATTCTATCTGCTCTAAAAACTGAAAGACATTCCCACCTTTTTTGCAGCCGAAACAATGGCAGATCTGTTTTTCTACTGAGACCGAGAACGAAGGGGTCTTTTCATCATGAAAGGGACATAAACCGATGTAGTTTCGTCCCCTTTTTTCTAACTTGACATATTGACTGACAACGTCCAATATATCGTTCTTCTGTTGAATTTCATTGATTAGCTCTGGCTCTATATGCAAATTATGCACCTCTTTAACGTTGATTCTCAGTGATAATCTTAATGATTTCGTTTGCTGTTTCTTCTATCGCTTTATTCGAAACATCGATCACCTTACATCCAATTCTATCGACAATCGAATGGAAATAGTCAAGCTCTTCGTGGATACGGTCATCCTTAGCATAGTTCGCATCATTCTTTAACCCAAGTTGTGCAAGTCGCTCCACTCTTATCTTGTTTAACTTAGCTGGATCAATCTTTAAGGCGATACACTTGGCTGGATCTATATTAAACAGCTGCTCAGGTGGATCTACCTCTGGTACAAGCGGCACATTCATTACCTTATAACGCTTATGTGCTAAGTATTGACTTAACGGTGTCTTAGAAGTACGAGAAACACCGATCAGTACGATATCAGCTTTAGCTAATCCACGCACATCTCTGCCGTCATCATACTTTACCGCGAACTCAATCGCTTCAATTTTCTTGAAATAATCTTCATCCAGCTTATGTACTATACCTGGTTCATTTAAAGGATGTTCATCTAAAGCATCGACCAGCAATGTCATCAATGGTCCCATAATATCGACACTGTTAATACCATATGTCTCAAGCTGCTGCTGCATATACTTTCTGATTGCTGGTTTAACGAGTGTGTAAACGACAATTGATTCTTGTTCCTTTGCCAGATGAATAACCTCATCAATATTCTCGGTTGTCTCGATATAAGGTAGTCGTATCGTATCAATTACATTATTCAGTAGATTAAATTGTGATACACATGCTTTTGTAACAAGTTCTGCAGTCTCTCCTACAGAATCTGATGCGATGATTAATCTAATTTCCTTCATAAATTTATCCCCTATTCATCCTCAATTAGTGATACAAAGGCACGCGTAATTGTTGTCTTAGTGATACGTCCTGTCACTTCATAATGTTCTCCCGACTTCTGTACAACGGGCAATGAATCAATCTGTTTCTCTATCAAAAGATTTGCTGCGTAGATAAGCAGATCATCCTGCACGCACACTGAAATATTTGGCATACGGGACATAAAGACATGTACCGGCAGATTATGGATCTCCTGGTTCCCCATCGATGCACGCAGCAGATCTTTACGTGAACATACACCGACAAGATGATTGTCATGATTTGTCACAAAAAGTGTCCCTACATCCTCCAGGAACATCGTACAAATTGCATCATATGCTGAAATATCTTCGTGGATAACGACCGGAATAGACTGAAAATCTTTAACCTTAAACTTCTTAATAGACGCTGATAATAGCTGTGTGCTTGACTTACCGGTATAAAAGTATCCTACTCGTGGTCGTGCATCTAAATAGCCAGCCATAGTCAGAATTGCCAAATCCGGTCTTAATGTTGCTCGGGTTAAACTTAATTTTTCAGCGATTTTCTCTCCAGTAATGGGGCCATTATTTTTTACGATCTGTATTATCTTTTCCTGTCTTTTATTCAGCTCTATGCTAACCACCCCATACATGCATAATTTAATAACTTTATTATACCCATCAACCGCAATTTTTACAAATGACATGGCTAACATCTTGAGTCTCAGAAAGAAAGATGATATATTCTAATTAAGCGAGTTAAGGGTGGTGTGAGCTTAACAAATCATTTGGCGTAACGATCACAACTTAACATTTAAAAGTGAGTAGACACTAATTTGGGTGGAACCGCGGGTTTTATATACTCGTCCCAAGGCTTAATTGCCTTGGGACTTTTTTGTTTACTCTAAATTAATAGGAGGTTATTTATATGGCAGAAAAAAACATGGAAACAATTGTTAATCTTGCAAAACACAGAGGATTTGTCTTTCCCGGAAGTGAAATTTACGGTGGACTTGCTAACACATGGGATTACGGTCCATTAGGTGTCGAACTAAAAAACAACGTAAAACGTGCATGGTGGCAGAAATTTGTTCAGCAATCCTCTTACAATGTTGGATTAGATGCTGCAATCTTAATGAACCCAAAAACTTGGGAAGCAAGCGGTCACTTATCAAACTTCAATGATCCGATGATCGATAACAAAGATTCAAAAATACGTTACCGCGCAGATAAGCTCATTGAAGATTATATGCACGCACAAGGTGATGAGCACTTCATCGCTGACGGAATGAGCTTCGAAGAAATGAAACAATTTATCGATGACAAGGGAATCGTATGTCCTGTATCAGGTACTGCAAACTGGACAGATATCCGTCAGTTCAACTTAATGTTCAAAACATTCCAGGGTGTAACAGAATCTTCTACTAACGAAATCTTCTTACGCCCAGAAACAGCACAAGGTATCTTTGTAAATTATAAGAATGTTCAGCGCTCTATGCGTAAGAAACTACCATTTGGTATCGCACAAGTCGGTAAATCTTTCCGTAACGAAATCACACCAGGTAACTTCATCTTCAGAACACGTGAATTCGAACAGATGGAATTAGAATTCTTCTGTAAGCCAGGAACAGAGATTGAATGGCAGGAATACTGGAAGAACTTCGCAGCGAAATGGCTGAAAGATTTAGGAATTAAAGAAGAGAATACAAAACTTCGCGACCATGATGAAGATGAATTATCTCACTATTCTAATGCAACAACGGATATCGAATATAAGTTCCCATTTGGCTGGGGTGAGCTGTGGGGTATCGCGAGCCGTACAGACTTTGACTTAAAAGCACATATGGCAGCGAGCGGAGATGACTTCAGCTATCACGACCAGGAAACAAACGAGAAATATGTACCGTACTGTATCGAACCATCATTAGGGGCAGACCGTGTGACATTAGCATTCTTATGTGATGCATTTGAAGAAGAGACTTTAGAAGGTGGAGATACACGTACCGTGATGCACTTCCATCCGGCACTCGCACCGTATAAAGCTGCGATTCTGCCATTAAGTAAAAAGCTCTCACCAGATGCGATGAAAGTATATGAAGAACTTAGCGCATACTTTGCGATCGACTTTGATGAAAGTCAGTCCATCGGTAAACGTTACAGAAGACAAGATGAAATCGGTACACCATTCTGTATCACATTTGATTTCGATTCATTAGAAGACAATCAAGTAACAGTACGTGACCGTGATACGATGGAGCAAGTACGTATGCCAATTAGTGAAGTTAAAGCATTTTTAGATGAGAAAATTAAGTTTTAACAGAAGGCTGCCAAAATAACGCTTTGGCACTAAGCAAAACCCATGCAGCACATAGAAAATGCTTTTTATTTTCTGTGTTGAATGGGTTTTGTCGTAAGTGACAGTTGTTTTGGCACCGTAAACAGAAGGTTGCCAAAATAACGCTCTGGCGCTAAGCAAAACCTATTTTACTAGGCTGATAATAATCAGCCTAGTTTTTTAATATATAAAGAAAGCGTTTCCACTTGCACTTTGTGTCTATAAAGATAAAATGTAAATAAAGGAGGATGATTATGACTACATTTGAACAGATACAGAGACTTGATCAAAATGATGGTTTAAAGCAGTACAGAGAGGAATTTTATTTCAATAAAGATAACATATACTTCAATGGTAATTCGCTCGGCCTGATGAGTAAACGTGCTGAAGCTTCTGTCATGGAGATAATGGATATGTGGAAACAATATGGAATCGATGGCTGGATGTCTGGTACACGTCCATGGTTCTATTTAACGGATGAAATATCAAAATTATTTGAACCGCTGATTGGTGCCCAGGCAAAGAATATCTGTATCACGGGTTCGACAACAACAAACATTCATCAGATGGTAGCAACGCTCTATGAGCCGACACCAGAGCGCTATAAAATTATAGCAGATACGCTTAATTTTCCTTCAGATATTTATGCCCTGCAATCTCAGCTGTCCTTAAAAGGTTATCCGGACGCACTCATTGCGATTGAAAGTTCAGATGATCAGACATTGTGTACGGAGACTATTATTGAAGCAATGGCAGAAGATGTGTCGCTCATATTACTTCCGAGCATCTTATATCGTAGCGGCCAAATTCTTGATATGGAACGTATCACAAAGGCAGCTCATGACAGAGGAATCCTGGTCGGCTTCGATCTATGTCACTCCATCGGCAGCATTCCACATGAACTTGAGCGTTATGACGTAGATTTCGCGGTGTGGTGCACATATAAGCATTTAAATGGTGGTCCAGGCAGTGTCGGCGGATTATACATACACGAACGTCATCATCATAAATCACCTGGACTTGCAGGCTGGTTCGGCTCAGATAAAGATAAACAGTTTGATATGGCACATACGTTTACAAAAGCAGAAGATGCTAAAGCTTATCAGATTGGTACCCCTCACCTACTGAGCTTAGCTCCGATCATCGGTGCTGTTCAGATGGTTAATGAGGCAGGGATACATAATATCAGGGCAAAATCACTTAAATTAACCGATCTGCTCATCGATCTAATCACAGTGCATCTTACTTCATATGGCTTTAGCATAACGACACCGATAGCTCATAACGAACGTGGCGGGCATGTTTATATCGAACATAACGATGCAGCACGTATCGTCAAGGCTATGAAAGCACAAGGAATCATTCCCGACTTCAGAGCACCAAGAGGTATCAGACTCTCACCTGTTGCATTATACAATACATATGAGGATGTATATAATGCCGTGATGACAATAAAAACTATTATGGAAGATGAAGTGTATAAACAATATAGTAATGAAAGAGATGTGGTTGCATAATGTGGATCGATATATCACAACCGCTTGATCGTAAGATTGCTCATTGGGAAGGTGATCAGCCGTTTAAATATTCACTGTCATTCACCAAACAAGAGACGGGTTCTGTCAATATTGGACATATCGCGACAAGTACACATACCGGTACTCATGTGGATGCCCCTTTCCATTTTGATGATGATGGTAAACGTATCATCGATATGGAAATAGATCGTTTCATCGGGGACTGTTGCGTTATCGATCAGTCAGAGGAACCCTATATCACAGCTGACTCACTTGCAAGCTGTATACCTGATGATACACCTCGTGTACTCATAAAGACACGTGTACCAAATGACAGAATGCGCTTCCCGTCTGAAATTCCTTTTATAACACCTGAAGCAGCAGCACTGCTTCATTCTAAAGGCGTCAAGCTTATTGGAGTCGATGTCCCATCTGTTGATGATAGAACGAGCAAATCTTTACAAGGTCATCATGCACTCCATCAGTTCGATATTTACATTCTGGAAAACTTAATGCTTGATCACATTGAAACAGGTCATTACGAAATGATTGCGTTACCGCTCCCTCTCATTGAAGCAGATGGTAGTCCTGTACGTGCAGTAATCAGAAGAAAGGATGAAGTGTATGAATAAAGTATTTGATAACGAAAAACATATACATACGGATTTTAAGCAAGATATGACGTATAGCAGCTATTTAAGTTTAGATACGCTGCTGAACAGCCATCACCCACTGAGCAATCATCATGATGAGATGCTTTTTATTACGGTTCATCATGTCAGCGAAATCTGGATGAAACAGTTATTGCATGAACTTAAAGCTGCAATAGACAATCTGGAACGCAATGAATTTAGAATTGCATTCAAGAACTTAGCACGTATCTCAAATATTCAGGAACAGATCATAAACGTATGGGATGTGCTGTCGACTTTAACACCGAGCGAATACTTGCAATTCCGAGATAAACTCGGTCACTCTTCTGGTTTCCAATCGTATCAGAATCGTCTGATTGAATTTTATCTTGGATATAAGACAGATTATATATTAAAGATATATGCACATGACGAAAGTATATATCAGCAGCTAAAAGCAGCATATGACAGTCCGAGTCTATACGATGTAGCTATTAAAAAGCTACATGAACAAGGATTTAATATTAGTGAAAGTGTATTGAATCGTCCTGTTCAGCAGGCATACAGCAAACACGATGATGTTAAAGCGGCATGGAAGCACATTTATCAACATCACGAAGCGTATTTCGAACTGTATGAACTTGCTGAGGAATTAATGGATATCGAAGACCGATTCCAGCAATGGCGTTTCAGACATATGAAGACGGTGGAACGTATCATCGGATTTAAGATGGGTACGGGTGGATCAAATGGTGTGAACTATTTAAAGAAAGTTTTAGACCAGTATTTCTTCCCTGAACTATGGGAGTTAAGAACAGAACTATAAAATAAAAGCTTGTAAAGGAAGATTTCTTCCTCTACAAGCTTTTATTTTATATCCATTTCATCCTACGTTCATCCTTCGAGTCGCTTCATCTGCTCCAGAATCTTCCTCGACTTGATATAGACACCTACAAATTCATCATACATCTTATACACGAGTGTTTCCATCTCGTCAATTATGCTCTGGTCGATTTTTATAGAGCTTAAACTTTCAACCGGTACTTCACTGAGCAGATATAGCATATACAGACTCTTATTCGTCATACGGATTGCATGTGGGTCTTCAATAAGCGCCTCTTTCGTAATCACGCTATTAAACTGAAATGAATACGCAATAAAATCTTTATGTGTCATATTGCCGTCATAAGTACTGTACTTAAAATTCGGTACATAACCATAGAGCGGCATGCATTTAATACTCACTAGCAGCGCAATAAGTCTTGCATTATCACTTTCACTCATATGTGTCAGTGCGACTTTAAGTAACTGGTATGCATATGGATTCGCCTCATCTTCTTCAAGTGCACGGTCAATCAACTCAACAACATACTGTGCATACGTCATCACATAGATATCTTCACGTATCGCATAATGGCTGTTAATTGTATCAACTGAAGATAATGTACCCATTCCTTTGAACTGAGAGAAGATAAACAGATTTTCATAGAACAGATCTAAACCCACGCCATACTTTGTTGATTTACGTGCATTCCTAGCCATTAACGCAACTTTAACTCCCGCTTCATTCAAAAAGGTGATAATCAGATGATTATCACCATAAGCGACACGTCTAATGACGATACCTACAGCTTTCTTAAGCATTAATATTCGTCTTCTCTATAGCCAATTTGACGTATGAAGTTCGGTTTATTTCTCCAGTCCTTCTGCACTTTCACCCAAAGCTCCAGATATACTTTAGAACCTAACAACATCTCGATATCTTTACGGGCAAGCTGTCCAATCTTTTTAAGCATTGACCCTTGTTTACCGATAACAATCCCTTTTTGAGATTCTCGTTCGATATAGATCGTCGCTTCAATATGAACACGTTCTTCCGTTTCTTTGACCATCTTCTCCACCTGCACACCAATAGCATGCGGAATTTCCTGGCTCGTTAAATGCAGCGCTTTCTCACGAATTAGTTCTGCTACGATAAATTCTTCCGGATGATCTGAAATCTGATCTTTCGGATAGTACATCGGACCTTCCGGCATATATCCTTCTATCACCTGTACAAGATGATCGACATTATTACCTTGCAATGCTGAAATCGGAACAATTTCTGCAAACGGTAATAAATCTTTATACTTTTCAATCTCCTTGATCAGTTCGTCAGGATGTATCTTATCAATTTTATTCAGTACTAAAAATATCGGCGTGCGATTATTCTTCAGCAGTTCGATAATAAATTCATCACCTCGTCCGATACTCTCTTCAACATTGACCATAAACATAATTGCATCAACTTCACGTAACGTATTCTTCGCAACTTTCATCATATAGTCACCAAGCATGTGTTTCGGCTTATGGATACCCGGTGTATCGATAAAGATAATCTGTGACTGCTCTGTCGTTAATACTCCTTGTACCTTGTTACGCGTCGTCTGTGCTTTATCTGACATAATCGCTACTTTCTGTCCTAGCACTTTATTCATAAATGTAGATTTCCCTACATTCGGGCGTCCGATAATCGCTACAAACCCTGATTTAAATTCATTTGACATTACTCCAAATCCTTTCCTGAGAACCCTAGTGGTAATAGATCGTCGACAGTACGTTCAATAACATCGCCTTTTACATTCGTTAAGAATACAGGCATGTCATCATCACACAACTCTTTAATAACTTGTCGACAAGAGCCGCATGGAGATGAAGGATGCTCAGTATCTGTCGTAACGACCAATACTTCAAAGTCACCCGGCTTATAGCCATCTGCAATCGCAGATACTAAAGCTGTACGTTCAGCGCAGATGCAATCTCCATATGCTGCATTCTCGACATTACATCCATCAAAGGATTTCCCGTCTTTCGTGATTAAATATGCACCAACTTTAAAGTTGGAATAAGGTGCATGTGCCTTTTGCTGTGCACGAATGACGCCTTCTAACCATTCCTGTTTAAATTCCATGATCATTCCCCCTTAGAATAACTTCAATAAATAAGGTAAAAATATGATAACTCCAATGAATAAACTCATAAATGAGGCGATTAATACGGCAAGACTTGCTGTATCCTTCGCATACTTCGCTAATTCATGATACTCATCGGTCACGAGATCTACTACATATTCTACAGAAGTATTGATGACTTCCATAAAGAGCACTGCACTAATTGCAATAATAACAAATAACCATTCTGTCGCAGTGATATTAAATATTACACCACTTAGGATGACACCCATCGCTGCAATCAGATGCAGTAAAAAGTTTTTGTCCTTCTGTAATAATACAACGAGTCCTGCTATCGGATGTTTAAATCGTTTGATCATGCGTCTCTACGTAATCCGAATGCATTTAATATTTCATCCTGACGAC
Above is a window of Macrococcoides canis DNA encoding:
- the rpoD gene encoding RNA polymerase sigma factor RpoD translates to MAKKETKKTKDDVLLTIDQVKAQLIETGKKNGHLSHEEIADKLQNFEMDSDHMDEFFEAIAENDITLINEKDAQDTDDKINLNDLSAPPGVKINDPVRMYLKEIGRVNLLSAEEEIELAKRIEQGDEEAKARLAEANLRLVVSIAKRYVGRGMLFLDLIQEGNMGLIKAVEKFDFTKGFKFSTYATWWIRQAITRAIADQARTIRIPVHMVETINKLIRVQRQLLQDLGRDPSPEEIGEEMDLPAEKVREILKIAQEPVSLETPIGEEDDSHLGDFIEDQDAQSPADHAAYELLKEQLEDVLDTLTDREENVLRLRFGLDDGRTRTLEEVGKVFGVTRERIRQIEAKALRKLRHPSRSKRLKDFMD
- a CDS encoding pyruvate, water dikinase regulatory protein, yielding MKEIRLIIASDSVGETAELVTKACVSQFNLLNNVIDTIRLPYIETTENIDEVIHLAKEQESIVVYTLVKPAIRKYMQQQLETYGINSVDIMGPLMTLLVDALDEHPLNEPGIVHKLDEDYFKKIEAIEFAVKYDDGRDVRGLAKADIVLIGVSRTSKTPLSQYLAHKRYKVMNVPLVPEVDPPEQLFNIDPAKCIALKIDPAKLNKIRVERLAQLGLKNDANYAKDDRIHEELDYFHSIVDRIGCKVIDVSNKAIEETANEIIKIITENQR
- a CDS encoding tRNA (adenine(22)-N(1))-methyltransferase, whose amino-acid sequence is MMINNRLMAVANYINHNKLADIGSDHAYLPIYALQQGMIEGAVAGEVVIGPFNAAKENVRKYELQDKIDVRLGNGLEVIEIGEVDCIAICGMGGPLISEILDNGKDKLSDYPTLILQSNIHTEAVRRKLLELGYMIKDEVIMKERKHVYEIIVAERNVDNISYTDTELKFGPVLMQQKDEIFKEKWMREFHHLNTVFDAIKSDERHAYKASQLSSDIDRLKEVLNIEHT
- a CDS encoding glycine--tRNA ligase encodes the protein MAEKNMETIVNLAKHRGFVFPGSEIYGGLANTWDYGPLGVELKNNVKRAWWQKFVQQSSYNVGLDAAILMNPKTWEASGHLSNFNDPMIDNKDSKIRYRADKLIEDYMHAQGDEHFIADGMSFEEMKQFIDDKGIVCPVSGTANWTDIRQFNLMFKTFQGVTESSTNEIFLRPETAQGIFVNYKNVQRSMRKKLPFGIAQVGKSFRNEITPGNFIFRTREFEQMELEFFCKPGTEIEWQEYWKNFAAKWLKDLGIKEENTKLRDHDEDELSHYSNATTDIEYKFPFGWGELWGIASRTDFDLKAHMAASGDDFSYHDQETNEKYVPYCIEPSLGADRVTLAFLCDAFEEETLEGGDTRTVMHFHPALAPYKAAILPLSKKLSPDAMKVYEELSAYFAIDFDESQSIGKRYRRQDEIGTPFCITFDFDSLEDNQVTVRDRDTMEQVRMPISEVKAFLDEKIKF
- a CDS encoding c-type cytochrome — its product is MNRNPVIPFILIMLMGVGLIFFMSAHGANKGEEEGGDGAKTEQKFDAKTFAKDNCTSCHGQNLEGAMGPKLAGISKDDAAVKKTIREGKGAMPAHDQSKISDKDLDTLVKYLKDAK
- the dnaG gene encoding DNA primase; protein product: MHIEPELINEIQQKNDILDVVSQYVKLEKRGRNYIGLCPFHDEKTPSFSVSVEKQICHCFGCKKGGNVFQFLEQIESISFIEAVKILGERAGIEVKTDDDTPKPDNEQSKMIAMHEAMAHYYNYVLKAIEQAEPALKYLYSRGFTDEQIAREKIGYSPNVSTFTRDYLKNKGYDEALAYDAGLLSRNEETISYFDRFRNRIMFPIKDFRGKVIGFSARSIDGSEPKYLNSPETLIFQKRNVLYHIDVARKPIRNNDEVILLEGFMDVLKLNEVGILNAIATMGTALSREHVLQLKKLASNITLMYDGDRAGIDATLKIGKQLNQEGMNVFVVPMKKGYDPDEMITELGTDKFLSYFNHNKLTYVSFYMRHYLDEIKNNDLAYEKHLNNVIQDAKLMNSEHLQKKVLHEITELFNVDFDSLKFKVQKDNRTQAHMPTFESGTLSRQMLAERTVLKYFMNDRMLFMQFKDQITEAHFSAKVHQMIYEALSGYYKIEETFKLSNFSSHVPHECHETCLKIDAMHVNHEPSIEEVNDYLYVFQQEPKEIERLQSLKAQLSDAVRTEDHERRAQLMREIINLQRQKKQ
- the kynB gene encoding arylformamidase; its protein translation is MWIDISQPLDRKIAHWEGDQPFKYSLSFTKQETGSVNIGHIATSTHTGTHVDAPFHFDDDGKRIIDMEIDRFIGDCCVIDQSEEPYITADSLASCIPDDTPRVLIKTRVPNDRMRFPSEIPFITPEAAALLHSKGVKLIGVDVPSVDDRTSKSLQGHHALHQFDIYILENLMLDHIETGHYEMIALPLPLIEADGSPVRAVIRRKDEVYE
- the kynU gene encoding kynureninase; the protein is MTTFEQIQRLDQNDGLKQYREEFYFNKDNIYFNGNSLGLMSKRAEASVMEIMDMWKQYGIDGWMSGTRPWFYLTDEISKLFEPLIGAQAKNICITGSTTTNIHQMVATLYEPTPERYKIIADTLNFPSDIYALQSQLSLKGYPDALIAIESSDDQTLCTETIIEAMAEDVSLILLPSILYRSGQILDMERITKAAHDRGILVGFDLCHSIGSIPHELERYDVDFAVWCTYKHLNGGPGSVGGLYIHERHHHKSPGLAGWFGSDKDKQFDMAHTFTKAEDAKAYQIGTPHLLSLAPIIGAVQMVNEAGIHNIRAKSLKLTDLLIDLITVHLTSYGFSITTPIAHNERGGHVYIEHNDAARIVKAMKAQGIIPDFRAPRGIRLSPVALYNTYEDVYNAVMTIKTIMEDEVYKQYSNERDVVA
- a CDS encoding helix-turn-helix transcriptional regulator, with the translated sequence MYGVVSIELNKRQEKIIQIVKNNGPITGEKIAEKLSLTRATLRPDLAILTMAGYLDARPRVGYFYTGKSSTQLLSASIKKFKVKDFQSIPVVIHEDISAYDAICTMFLEDVGTLFVTNHDNHLVGVCSRKDLLRASMGNQEIHNLPVHVFMSRMPNISVCVQDDLLIYAANLLIEKQIDSLPVVQKSGEHYEVTGRITKTTITRAFVSLIEDE